The Methanoculleus marisnigri JR1 genome window below encodes:
- a CDS encoding DHH family phosphoesterase: protein MEDTEDTIVYRLGANCSLDEVEEGKTYLGRVQGFAPFGVFVQLNDRVKGLVHKSNVKVQHSERDPIIVHVLQIRSNGNIDLEEVTPTVYQTENVTRTTTTVLIADIGKKIGRTVLIEGEIAQIKQTSGPTIFTLVDESGTANAAAFVEAGVRAYPEVELGAIVALTGEVMQRNNQLQIEVSSMMVMEPEDAARVRERIDAALDERAEPLDLPFLVESEVLEALRPQMRNVAKEIRKAVLTARPIILRHHADADGICAAVAVEQAVTALIRESGGDFDAEFFLFKRSPSKAPFYEIEDITRDLDFALKDNVRYGQKMPMILLMDNGSTEEDMPSLKVTRIFGLPVMVVDHHHPDEIVDDYLIGHVNPYHVGGDYGITAGMLGTEVARMVNPAVENQIRHLPAIAGLGDRSEAPERARYLAVAAPEYSEDDCRDIALALDYEQFWLRFSDGREIVKDILNLSGEPERHERFVHLLVEEANRAIEEQIETNMPHVESRMLPNGAHLFMLDVEMFAHRFTFPPPGKTSGEVHDRLVRQHPGEPVVTIGFGPDFAVLRSRGVMMNIPQMVRELHSEIVGGGVSGGGHLVVGSIKFVEGMRDVVIDSLIKKIGEAPI from the coding sequence ATGGAAGATACAGAAGATACGATTGTTTACCGCCTCGGTGCGAACTGCAGTCTCGACGAGGTGGAGGAAGGAAAGACGTACCTCGGGCGGGTGCAGGGATTTGCCCCGTTCGGCGTTTTTGTCCAGTTAAACGACCGGGTCAAAGGGCTCGTTCATAAGAGCAACGTGAAGGTGCAGCATAGCGAGCGCGACCCGATCATCGTTCACGTCCTCCAGATCCGGAGCAACGGCAACATCGATCTCGAGGAGGTCACGCCGACTGTCTACCAGACGGAGAACGTGACCCGGACGACGACGACCGTGCTGATTGCCGATATCGGGAAGAAGATCGGCAGGACCGTGCTGATCGAGGGCGAGATTGCCCAGATCAAGCAGACGTCGGGGCCGACGATCTTTACCCTCGTGGACGAGTCGGGCACCGCGAATGCCGCAGCGTTCGTCGAGGCGGGCGTCCGCGCGTATCCCGAGGTGGAACTCGGGGCTATCGTCGCCCTCACGGGCGAAGTGATGCAACGCAACAACCAGCTCCAGATCGAAGTCTCGTCTATGATGGTGATGGAGCCGGAGGATGCGGCACGGGTCAGGGAGCGGATCGACGCGGCGCTCGATGAGCGTGCTGAGCCGCTCGACCTCCCGTTCCTGGTGGAGAGCGAGGTCCTCGAGGCCCTCCGGCCGCAGATGCGCAACGTGGCAAAGGAGATCAGAAAGGCTGTCCTGACCGCGCGGCCGATCATCCTCCGGCACCACGCGGATGCAGACGGCATATGCGCCGCCGTTGCCGTCGAGCAGGCGGTGACCGCACTGATCCGGGAGAGTGGTGGCGATTTCGACGCGGAGTTCTTCCTCTTCAAGCGATCCCCATCCAAGGCTCCGTTCTACGAGATCGAGGATATCACGCGGGATCTCGACTTCGCCCTCAAGGACAACGTCCGCTACGGGCAGAAGATGCCGATGATCCTCCTGATGGACAACGGGTCGACCGAGGAGGATATGCCGTCGCTGAAGGTAACCCGGATCTTCGGTCTCCCGGTGATGGTCGTCGACCACCACCACCCCGACGAGATCGTGGACGATTACCTGATCGGGCACGTCAACCCCTACCACGTGGGCGGCGACTACGGGATCACGGCCGGAATGCTGGGCACAGAGGTCGCCCGCATGGTCAACCCGGCGGTCGAGAACCAGATCCGGCACCTGCCGGCAATCGCGGGGCTCGGCGACCGGAGCGAAGCGCCGGAGCGTGCCCGCTACCTTGCGGTGGCTGCGCCCGAGTACTCGGAGGACGATTGCCGCGATATCGCGCTCGCGCTCGACTACGAGCAGTTCTGGCTCCGGTTCAGCGACGGAAGAGAGATCGTCAAGGACATCCTGAACCTCTCCGGCGAGCCCGAACGCCACGAACGGTTCGTTCACCTGCTGGTCGAAGAGGCGAACCGGGCGATCGAAGAGCAGATCGAGACCAACATGCCCCACGTCGAGAGCCGGATGCTCCCGAATGGTGCTCACCTCTTCATGCTCGACGTGGAGATGTTTGCTCACCGGTTCACGTTCCCACCGCCGGGGAAGACTTCCGGGGAGGTGCACGACCGGCTGGTCCGGCAGCACCCGGGAGAACCGGTCGTCACGATCGGGTTCGGGCCGGACTTTGCCGTCCTGCGTTCCCGGGGCGTCATGATGAACATCCCGCAGATGGTGCGCGAACTGCATAGCGAGATCGTCGGTGGCGGCGTGAGCGGCGGTGGGCACCTTGTCGTCGGGAGCATCAAGTTCGTGGAAGGGATGCGTGACGTGGTCATCGACAGCCTGATCAAGAAGATTGGTGAAGCGCCAATCTGA
- a CDS encoding anaerobic ribonucleoside-triphosphate reductase activating protein: MYVNFGGFVPISTVDWRGRAACTVFLRGCPARCFYCHNIAIQDGEDLRDADEIIAMIRESRTVAGAVVFSGGEPTLQGQALAHLAAAARNMGLSVGLHTNGIFPRVIEDLLAKHLVDMIALDIKTTWERYDDLLELTAADAVKQSLAACKRAKADGSLETFQAVVTLFRGREEDLPAIAQDTRGLDLVIQQGVAAGFVPLTRQELEAAAAPLGRRVRIRTREDGEVVYDPEQ, translated from the coding sequence TTGTACGTCAATTTCGGAGGTTTTGTCCCGATCAGCACCGTCGACTGGCGGGGGCGGGCGGCCTGCACCGTCTTTCTCCGGGGGTGCCCCGCGCGCTGCTTCTACTGCCACAACATCGCTATCCAGGACGGCGAGGACCTGCGCGACGCAGACGAGATCATCGCGATGATCCGGGAGTCCCGCACGGTTGCGGGCGCCGTGGTCTTCTCCGGCGGGGAGCCTACCCTGCAGGGGCAGGCACTCGCCCACCTCGCCGCCGCTGCCCGCAACATGGGATTGTCCGTCGGCCTGCACACGAACGGCATCTTCCCCCGGGTGATCGAGGACCTTCTTGCGAAGCACCTCGTCGACATGATTGCGCTCGATATCAAGACGACGTGGGAACGCTACGACGACCTCCTGGAACTCACCGCCGCCGATGCGGTGAAGCAGTCGCTCGCCGCCTGCAAACGGGCGAAGGCCGACGGCAGCCTCGAGACCTTCCAGGCTGTGGTCACCCTCTTCCGGGGCCGCGAGGAGGACCTTCCGGCCATCGCACAGGATACCCGCGGGCTCGACCTCGTGATCCAGCAGGGCGTGGCCGCGGGCTTCGTTCCCCTGACCCGGCAGGAACTCGAGGCGGCAGCGGCGCCGCTCGGCCGCCGGGTTCGTATACGGACCCGGGAGGACGGCGAGGTCGTCTACGACCCGGAGCAGTAA
- a CDS encoding potassium channel family protein yields the protein MMEHEYQPISFKDVLIEMKDVSELMVDLSYSAILFDSKEIALEVINLEERMNKLVYQARIQSVLGARRIEEAEAMSGMLQVAEAAERIANSASDIAKLILKDIRFPAKLKRVFPEAEEIVTRVIVSQGSEVAGRTLGDLKVQSTTGMQVIAIRRGKGWIYDPDKDTRVESEDILIARGPEAGGEILSMMAGSGERPRVEASSAGEVDDLDRAVQLIIEMKNLSELSVGLAYTSLLFNNMEVAHEVVALDSTLDDMRYDLDLWILEAARKIEDVRYLRGLLYMSSFAQAISDSAHSIVDVLLRDIEIPPIFKKIVRESDEIITRMTVTPSSPLVGRTLKEMSLATVTGMIVLATKHGDRWVYRPGKSVRLQSGDIIIAKGRRDGECRLYELAGHAAEVSEE from the coding sequence ATGATGGAACATGAATATCAGCCGATCAGCTTCAAAGACGTCCTCATAGAGATGAAAGACGTCTCCGAGCTGATGGTCGATCTTTCTTATTCAGCGATCCTCTTCGACAGCAAAGAGATAGCGCTCGAGGTGATCAACCTCGAGGAGAGGATGAACAAACTGGTCTACCAGGCCAGGATTCAGAGTGTCCTCGGCGCGAGAAGGATCGAAGAGGCCGAGGCGATGAGCGGCATGCTCCAGGTGGCCGAGGCTGCGGAGAGGATCGCGAACTCGGCCTCGGATATCGCAAAACTCATCTTGAAAGACATCCGCTTCCCGGCAAAACTCAAGCGAGTCTTCCCGGAGGCCGAGGAGATCGTCACCCGGGTTATCGTCAGCCAGGGAAGCGAGGTTGCCGGCCGCACGCTCGGCGATCTCAAAGTCCAGAGCACGACGGGCATGCAGGTGATCGCCATCCGGCGCGGAAAGGGCTGGATCTACGATCCCGACAAGGACACCCGGGTGGAGAGCGAGGATATCCTGATCGCGCGGGGGCCGGAGGCCGGAGGGGAGATCCTCTCCATGATGGCGGGGTCGGGGGAGCGTCCCCGGGTCGAGGCCTCGTCCGCGGGAGAGGTCGACGACCTCGACCGGGCGGTTCAGCTGATCATCGAGATGAAGAACCTCTCGGAGCTCTCCGTCGGGCTGGCGTATACCTCCCTCCTCTTCAACAACATGGAGGTGGCGCACGAGGTGGTCGCTCTCGACAGCACGCTCGACGATATGCGCTACGACCTGGATCTCTGGATCCTCGAAGCGGCACGAAAGATCGAGGACGTGCGCTATCTTCGCGGCCTGCTGTACATGTCTTCGTTCGCGCAGGCGATCAGCGATTCGGCCCATTCGATCGTCGACGTCCTGCTGCGTGACATCGAGATCCCGCCGATCTTCAAGAAGATCGTCCGGGAGTCGGACGAGATCATCACGCGGATGACCGTGACGCCGTCGTCGCCGCTCGTGGGGAGAACGCTCAAGGAGATGTCGCTTGCGACGGTGACCGGGATGATCGTGCTCGCCACCAAGCACGGCGACCGATGGGTCTACCGCCCGGGGAAGAGCGTCAGGCTGCAGAGCGGGGATATCATCATAGCAAAGGGCAGGCGGGACGGTGAGTGCCGGCTCTACGAACTTGCCGGGCACGCCGCCGAGGTTTCCGAAGAATAA
- a CDS encoding magnesium transporter, translated as MEQGIFSRSRLILTGLGALLVSAVISSIAGIYLGSVREVLALIPGLMVLLPSIIHIRGSIAGVFASRLSSAMHLGEFSIDFEEGSVLGDNIRASFVITILIALVIGIFSYAASRIFDSPVISVTDLVLISVVTGIVAGAVVTAITLLIALASYRYGLDLDMIGAPTVTTSGDIITLPILVLSATFVMLLSPAMRLVLGGITVAIAVAAVIYTLHRPEGIGPIVRENLFLLIPLSVLGTLAGLTYSFSLDALVAIAVFLILIPPFTGCLGSIGGILGSRLSTGMHTGELNPSFLPERGVVHHFIISYLYTLILLPLLALIAHGAAVLMGLNSPGLGMLVIISLAAGLVVMTLVNGVAYVTASLSFRYGLDPDNFGIPVITSLIDLIGAAALVTAIGLLL; from the coding sequence ATGGAACAGGGCATATTCAGCCGGAGCCGCCTGATACTTACCGGTCTCGGCGCCCTGCTCGTCAGTGCCGTCATCTCGAGCATTGCGGGGATCTATCTCGGTTCCGTACGTGAAGTCCTCGCGCTGATCCCCGGCCTTATGGTGCTCCTGCCGTCGATCATCCATATCCGGGGAAGCATAGCCGGTGTCTTCGCCTCCCGCCTCTCTTCGGCGATGCACCTCGGGGAGTTCTCCATCGACTTCGAGGAAGGCAGCGTTCTCGGCGACAACATCCGCGCGTCGTTCGTGATAACCATTCTTATCGCGCTCGTCATCGGTATCTTCTCCTACGCGGCGAGCCGCATCTTCGACAGTCCCGTAATCAGCGTCACCGACCTCGTGCTGATCTCGGTCGTCACCGGCATCGTCGCGGGAGCCGTGGTGACGGCGATCACCCTGCTCATCGCCCTTGCAAGCTACCGCTACGGTCTCGACCTCGACATGATCGGCGCACCGACCGTCACCACCTCCGGAGACATCATTACGCTTCCCATCCTCGTGCTCTCGGCGACCTTCGTCATGCTCCTCTCTCCTGCGATGCGCCTGGTTCTCGGGGGCATCACGGTCGCGATCGCGGTCGCCGCCGTCATCTACACCCTGCACCGGCCGGAGGGGATCGGACCGATTGTCCGGGAGAATCTCTTTCTGCTCATCCCGCTCAGCGTCCTCGGCACGCTGGCCGGCCTGACCTACTCCTTCAGCCTCGACGCACTGGTGGCGATCGCAGTCTTCCTCATCCTGATACCGCCGTTCACGGGCTGCCTCGGGTCGATCGGCGGCATTCTCGGGTCGCGTCTCTCGACGGGGATGCACACCGGCGAGCTCAACCCTTCGTTCCTCCCCGAGCGCGGCGTCGTGCATCATTTTATTATTTCCTATCTCTATACGTTGATACTGCTTCCACTGCTGGCGCTCATCGCGCATGGTGCGGCGGTGCTCATGGGGTTGAACAGCCCCGGTCTCGGGATGCTGGTCATCATCAGCCTTGCGGCGGGTCTGGTCGTCATGACACTGGTGAACGGCGTGGCATACGTCACCGCGAGCCTTTCATTCCGGTACGGTCTCGATCCCGACAACTTCGGAATCCCCGTCATCACAAGTCTGATCGACCTGATCGGTGCAGCCGCGCTCGTGACGGCGATAGGCCTGCTGTTGTAG
- a CDS encoding ribonuclease Z, translating to MVRIAGETLHVHFLGTAGALPSPQRNPSCLLIRRGSDTLLFDCGEGAQQQMMRARTGFTVNAVFITHWHADHFLGVFGLVETLAFMGRTDPLPIYGPPWVGEFVDLVQRISRHTRGFSVTAHVLEHGSVVPFNGYTVRAFTTLHGIPGLGYVLEEDERPGRFNRERAIELGVPPGPLFGRLQRGEEVRVVRDGVETAVRPADVMGEPRPGRKIVYTGDTRPLQDQPGIAALIRGADLLIHDATFDDQESDRARDVLHSTAGEAGEAATALGARMLALMHISSRYASTANHIHDAKRQYEGDVILPADLAVLEIPYRS from the coding sequence GTGGTTCGTATAGCCGGCGAGACACTCCACGTTCACTTCCTCGGGACAGCAGGGGCGCTCCCCTCCCCGCAGAGGAACCCCTCCTGTCTCCTGATCCGGCGGGGTTCCGACACCCTGCTCTTCGACTGCGGGGAGGGCGCCCAGCAGCAGATGATGCGCGCCCGGACCGGGTTTACCGTGAACGCCGTCTTCATCACCCACTGGCACGCCGACCACTTCCTCGGTGTCTTCGGGCTCGTCGAGACGCTCGCGTTCATGGGGCGCACCGATCCGCTCCCGATCTACGGCCCACCCTGGGTCGGCGAGTTCGTCGATCTCGTGCAGAGGATCAGCCGCCACACCAGGGGTTTCTCCGTCACCGCCCACGTCCTCGAGCACGGTTCGGTCGTGCCCTTCAACGGCTACACCGTCCGGGCGTTTACGACGCTCCACGGCATCCCCGGGCTCGGCTACGTGCTGGAGGAGGACGAGCGGCCGGGCAGGTTCAACCGCGAGCGGGCGATCGAACTCGGCGTCCCGCCGGGCCCGCTCTTCGGGCGGCTGCAGCGCGGGGAGGAGGTCCGCGTCGTCCGCGACGGCGTCGAGACCGCGGTCCGTCCCGCCGACGTGATGGGAGAGCCGCGCCCGGGCCGGAAGATCGTCTATACCGGCGACACCCGCCCGCTCCAGGACCAGCCCGGCATCGCGGCGCTGATCCGGGGTGCAGATCTTCTGATCCACGACGCCACCTTCGACGACCAGGAGAGCGATCGCGCCCGCGACGTCCTCCACTCGACCGCAGGAGAGGCGGGTGAGGCCGCAACGGCCCTGGGCGCCCGTATGCTTGCCCTGATGCACATAAGTTCCCGCTATGCAAGCACAGCAAACCATATACACGATGCAAAGCGACAGTATGAGGGAGACGTGATTCTGCCGGCCGATCTGGCCGTGCTGGAGATCCCGTACAGGAGTTGA
- a CDS encoding dephospho-CoA kinase — protein MKVIGIVGMPASGKGEASRIARDLGIPVVVMGDAIRERVKEAGLPPTDANFGAIAGKLRADLGMDAIARITIPRIEATGAPVALVDGIRGDYEVATFRDHFPDFTLIGIDSSFTTRYRRLKNRGRSDDSLTPEELRARDERELGWGLGRALEQADCRVTNEASLEEFAAEIRALLCRLGGREE, from the coding sequence ATGAAGGTCATTGGAATCGTTGGTATGCCGGCAAGCGGGAAGGGAGAGGCGTCAAGGATTGCCCGGGATCTCGGGATCCCGGTCGTGGTCATGGGAGATGCCATACGGGAACGGGTGAAGGAAGCCGGGCTTCCCCCGACCGACGCGAACTTTGGCGCAATCGCCGGGAAGTTGCGCGCAGACCTCGGCATGGACGCCATCGCCCGGATCACCATCCCGAGGATCGAGGCGACGGGTGCCCCGGTGGCGCTCGTGGACGGCATTCGGGGAGATTACGAGGTGGCGACGTTTCGGGACCATTTCCCCGACTTCACGCTCATTGGGATCGATTCGTCGTTTACGACGCGCTACCGGCGGCTCAAGAACCGGGGCCGGTCCGACGACTCCCTCACCCCCGAAGAACTGCGGGCCCGCGACGAGCGGGAACTCGGGTGGGGGCTCGGGCGCGCCCTGGAACAGGCGGACTGCCGGGTCACGAATGAAGCATCGCTTGAAGAGTTCGCCGCAGAGATCCGCGCCCTGCTCTGCCGGCTGGGAGGTAGAGAAGAATGA
- a CDS encoding sugar phosphate isomerase/epimerase family protein has product MSLVPYFSASSKIWESRDWVYGLEEIGYTGWEIVADGKYRLDNPENFAAVRENLESTGLLATVHAPYSDLNLASLNYPIWRESIRQTCCCIQHAAELTDRVTVHPGFVSPIGKLVPEKVWEMQKTALVEIGKCAEDHGVLACVENMISIKDFLCRYPEEILGLTEGIAGIGITLDVGHANTNGLVDAFLTHVTEVDHLHIHDNHGQSDEHLALGDGTIAWEKVGRVIARDYSGPVVIEGRNLEEAKRSLAAFRKWFV; this is encoded by the coding sequence ATGAGTCTTGTCCCGTATTTTTCAGCCTCGTCGAAGATCTGGGAGTCACGTGACTGGGTCTACGGGCTCGAAGAGATCGGGTATACCGGATGGGAGATCGTCGCCGACGGGAAGTATCGCCTGGACAACCCCGAGAACTTCGCTGCTGTCCGGGAGAACCTCGAGAGCACCGGCCTTCTCGCGACCGTGCACGCGCCATACAGCGACTTAAACCTCGCATCGTTGAACTACCCGATCTGGCGCGAGTCAATCCGCCAGACCTGCTGCTGCATCCAGCACGCGGCCGAACTGACCGACCGGGTGACCGTTCACCCGGGTTTCGTCTCTCCGATAGGCAAGCTCGTCCCCGAGAAGGTCTGGGAGATGCAGAAGACCGCGCTCGTCGAGATCGGGAAGTGCGCGGAAGACCACGGCGTCCTCGCGTGCGTCGAGAACATGATCAGCATCAAGGACTTCCTCTGCCGCTACCCCGAGGAGATCCTTGGCCTCACCGAAGGAATCGCAGGGATCGGGATCACGCTGGATGTCGGGCACGCCAACACCAACGGTCTTGTGGATGCCTTCCTTACACACGTCACCGAGGTCGATCACCTGCACATCCACGACAACCACGGACAGTCGGACGAGCACCTTGCGCTCGGCGACGGCACCATCGCCTGGGAGAAGGTCGGGCGGGTCATCGCTCGCGACTACTCCGGCCCGGTCGTCATTGAAGGTCGGAACCTTGAAGAGGCAAAGCGGAGCCTCGCCGCATTCAGGAAGTGGTTCGTATAG